One genomic region from Pagrus major chromosome 24, Pma_NU_1.0 encodes:
- the LOC140992102 gene encoding sodium- and chloride-dependent GABA transporter 2-like codes for MVDKMPPEQGDSLLNKFHQGSLPNGKEVVKEDGLQARGQWASKAEFLLAVAGQIIGLGNVWRFPYLCYKNGGGVFFIPYMLFLVLCGIPLFLMETSLGQFTSLGGVSAWRTICPLFGGLGYASQVMILHACVYYIVILAWALFYLSYSFQAELPWSHCNNTWNTESCVLFDHNQTGNVSSLPENATSPVMEFWEREVLRLSSNLDELGPISYKLALCLAVVWLICYFCIWKGVKSTGKVVYLTATFPYIMLFVLLVRGATLPGATQGIIYYLKPNHTRLADPQVWMDAGTQIFFSYGICLGSLTALGSYNKYNNDCYKDSFLLCLLNSFTSFLAGFAIFSVLGFMAEEQGVDISAVAQSGPGLAFIAYPRAVAMMPVPQLWAVCFFLMIIMLGLDTQFVSLEALMTSVSDLYPHLIRRGHRRELLLLCVCIVCFLLGLVMVTPGGLYVFQIYDHFSCSGTSLLLLAICQSVAIGWIYGTDRFSANIRDMTGYTPLPVFKLCWKYLTPAVCTATFLFSVVQWSPLSLGKGLVAPTWATVLGWLLTFSSVSLIPIWAIYALATTPGTLPQRFKRVCSPAKTSSLPSRHFPTNNSALPYGPVLPLTEKPKQPITDIIQDHMT; via the exons ATGGTCGACAAAATGCCTCCAGAGCAAGGAGACTCGCTGCTGAATAAGTTCCACCAAGGGAGCCTCCCCAACGGGAAAGAAGTCGTCAAAGAAGACGGCCTGCAGGCCAGGGGCCAGTGGGCCAGCAAGGCTGAGTTCCTCCTGGCCGTGGCGGGGCAGATCATCGGCCTGGGAAACGTCTGGAGGTTCCCTTACCTCTGCTACAAGAATGGAGGAG GTGTGTTCTTCATACCGTACATGTTGTTCCTGGTGCTGTGCGGCATCCCCCTGTTTCTCATGGAGACCTCACTGGGACAGTTCACTAGCCTGGGAGGGGTCAGCGCCTGGAGGACTATCTGCCCATTATTTGGAG GTCTCGGTTATGCCAGCCAGGTGATGATCCTTCATGCTTGTGTGTACTACATCGTCATCCTGGCCTGGGCTCTCTTCTACCTGTCCTACAGCTTCCAGGCAGAGCTGCCCTGGTCGCACTGTAACAACACATGGAACACCG AGTCCTGTGTCCTGTTTGACCACAATCAGACAGGCAATGTGAGCAGCCTGCCTGAGAACGCCACCTCCCCTGTCATGGAGTTTTGGGA GCGGGAGGTGCTCCGTCTCTCCAGCAATTTAGACGAGCTTGGTCCAATCAGCTATAAGCTGGCTCTGTGTCTGGCCGTCGTCTGGCTCATCTGTTACTTCTGCATCTGGAAGGGAGTCAAGTCCACTGGAAAG GTGGTGTACCTGACAGCCACCTTCCCATATATCatgctgtttgtgctgctggTGCGCGGTGCCACCCTGCCCGGAGCGACCCAGGGCATCATCTACTACCTCAAACCCAACCACACCCGCCTGGCGGACCCACAG gtATGGATGGATGCAGGTacccagatatttttctcatatgggATCTGTTTGGGAAGTCTCACAGCCCTTGGCAGttacaacaaatacaacaatgaCTGCTATAA GGACTCTTTCCTCCTGTGCCTCCTGAACAGCTTCACCAGCTTCCTGGCTGGTTTTGCCATCTTCTCCGTGCTGGGCTTCATGGCTGAGGAGCAGGGCGTGGACATATCCGCCGTGGCCCagtcag GGCCGGGCCTTGCCTTCATCGCCTATCCGAGAGCTGTAGCCATGATGCCTGTACCCCAACTCTGGGCTGTCTGCTTCTTCCTCATGATCATTATGCTGGGACTGGACACACAG tttgtgagcCTGGAGGCCCTGATGACGTCGGTGTCTGACCTGTATCCTCATCTGATCCGACGAGGCCACcgcagagagctgctgctgctgtgtgtctgcatcgTCTGCTTCCTGCTCGGACTGGTCATGGTCACGCCG GGTGGTCTGTATGTGTTCCAGATCTACGACCACTTCTCCTGCAGTGGAACCAGCCTGCTGCTCCTCGCCATCTGCCAGTCTGTGGCCATCGGCTGGATTTACG GAACCGACCGCTTCAGTGCCAACATCAGGGACATGACCGGCTACACCCCACTGCCTGTCTTCAAGCTGTGCTGGAAGTACTTGACCCCAGCTGTGTGCACT GCTACCTTTCTGTTTTCCGTGGTGCAGTGGTCTCCACTGAGCCTGGGCAAAGGTCTGGTCGCTCCAACCTGGGCCACCGTACTGGGCTGGCTCCTTACGTTTTCCTCCGTGTCCCTGATTCCCATCTGGGCTATCTATGCCCTGGCCACCACCCCGGGAACCCTGCCACAG CGCTTCAAACGTGTGTGCAGCCCTGCCAAAACCTCATCGCTGCCCTCCCGCCACTTCCCCACCAACAACTCAGCACTCCCCTACGGCCCTGTACTGCCCCTGACTGAGAAGCCAAAGCAGCCAATCACTGACATCATCCAGGATCATATGACCTGA